One window of Sphingobacteriales bacterium genomic DNA carries:
- a CDS encoding gliding motility-associated C-terminal domain-containing protein, which translates to MYALNKYDTQTFVFTQICVPLHRLMKNIFLNFLTYISISMKRLSLLFALLWGFSSMLSAQPYGNEWIDYSKNYYKFKVKDDGIIRIPYSTLAGAGFAGSAGSGFKVFYKGQELPIFVTTNNAIGVADYIEFYGKGNDGELDTQLFEQSSWQLHNYKSSFSDTISYFLVWDNVNPGQRIQQTNNDLTGAPAAEPYFMHVARNIHWNIFNSGTPFRLGGANNNYPDFENGEGFLSQEINTGANYTTGLSTPSKYTGPGAPTATLRSKLVGRNNEFIALPDHHTTIQVGGTEYANTTYEGYESQSITRLVFLSNIGSPQTQVTYTSIADLAAVDKFSVAFTELTYPRLFDFGGSTKFYFSLNDNDLTYLEIGNFNGGSNPVLYDLTNNRRVFPIFEGGVYKVLLQPGTNPAVARRMYLSNMDNVCLLNSCTTPACVNSCDVWTVSQLIPANFTNLTLLVSQGNYLLITHPSLRAGTTDWVAAYAAHRNSAAGGSHVARIVNVEELYDQFAWGVPKHPLSIRNFINYAKDNWIVNLQYVFLVGKSVSYEGVTNNPSAFPTCLVPTWGHHPSDNMLAVRDFSTYIPQVPVGRLSAKNPAEVEAYYEKMVAYDSNLNCTLADRQWTKNVIHVANGHNVAEMNQYLGYVNSYKATVEAPLYAGTVVGTYTQSGFTAPPQPGFTAAMNNGASVVTLMGHSVNANTYNFDLKQPEEYTNNFKNPLMIAGSCFVGDIHSYGASNQSLAEKFVLIPEKGAIGFLATVSFGFPEFLQEFGDSLYREFSYLTYNQPIGRSINNAMNHIYISDPANSRYQGIKITLQEYTLEGDPAFVLVGAYNNPEYLINTPVSNNIKVFDTASGTELTGSPIVIVNPAVNVQVTVSNVGQGYSGNLQITVQQQLPGGGTVPVGQAIVPAPLTSQTFTIPAVLNGAISGVGSLIITLNPTGEIIEDCSFNNQGTVPIQIQSTSCVGLPLPTITGLSSVYCGDAGAIALSANPTGGTFTINGTPATSFNPTLLGPGAHVVQYEYTDTPTGCLLNAAQTVTVNAVPSSAFTVSASNICLTDGQVTISANNVMTGATYSWGFSDGNIVSLGNQTYEVSWSTAGTKVITLTATANGCVSSQETFTVTVESPLAQPIVTCGASTTESVSFVWPPVAGSTGYQVVINGIPSTIAGTTYTQSGLAFGESISIQVTALGTGICGNSLPSSPVACTAQNCPPLTLTVENVLSSYCVNGSSTTFNGIPTGGSFLLNGSPAPATFDPSESGVGSYTLEYITTIGGCDYSSQIYTFNVVAAPSPTITGDAIICPGTGTTISANTGFATYLWSTGATNAAISVTPTVETTYTVTVTNADGCIGTAQFTVTPAPTQSLDITTGTGNTTICNGEILSLTASNGFAEYQWGGLGFGQSVTIASSGTYSVTATDDFGCNYTASIVITPISITTPTILANNSSQTDFCSDIPITLSAGTGYSSYMWSTGATTPTISATGSGLYSVTVSNAEGCEANASLNINVTEIQAPVIEASTLEICDGETAILNASGGFTSYEWSNGAFGSTIMVDEVGTYSVTVTLNDCQASSEITISYSEGAIPEAGFSVLDTPSVCVGSTIRLVNESSNASSYLWTFTNTETGETSTTAEIEPIVTLEPGTYTVSLVATAECGTATDESVLTNYLSVYNSPSVEVITLPTTVCPGDDVLLEGQSSANSVQWFAGEAPISSNLTVNVNPNFETVYTLIATNTAGCSAADSVLISINEVCELSNAITPNNDGFNDTWMIPQAQSNPNIIVTIFNRWGQEVYSNSAYDNGNGWNGTNNDGTELPSGTYYYVIDLNDGTEPLSGHITLLL; encoded by the coding sequence ATGTACGCATTAAATAAATACGATACTCAAACATTTGTATTTACTCAAATTTGTGTACCTTTACATCGCTTAATGAAAAATATTTTTTTGAATTTTTTAACCTATATCAGTATTTCTATGAAAAGGTTATCGTTACTTTTCGCTCTTCTTTGGGGATTTAGTTCTATGTTGTCTGCACAACCCTATGGCAACGAATGGATAGACTACTCCAAAAATTATTACAAATTTAAAGTTAAAGATGATGGAATCATTCGAATTCCATACTCTACATTAGCCGGTGCCGGATTTGCGGGATCTGCCGGATCTGGTTTTAAAGTCTTTTACAAAGGTCAGGAACTCCCTATTTTTGTAACCACCAACAATGCTATAGGAGTTGCAGATTACATTGAATTTTATGGAAAAGGAAATGACGGCGAGCTTGATACACAATTGTTTGAGCAATCAAGTTGGCAATTGCATAACTATAAAAGCAGTTTTTCAGACACCATCTCCTATTTTTTGGTTTGGGACAATGTTAATCCCGGACAGCGTATTCAGCAGACTAACAATGATTTGACAGGCGCTCCTGCTGCTGAACCTTATTTTATGCATGTTGCCCGAAATATTCATTGGAATATTTTTAACTCCGGAACTCCTTTCCGGTTAGGTGGGGCGAATAATAATTACCCTGATTTTGAAAACGGAGAAGGTTTTTTAAGTCAGGAAATCAATACCGGGGCTAATTATACAACCGGTCTCAGCACACCTTCTAAATATACTGGTCCGGGCGCTCCAACAGCCACGCTAAGAAGTAAATTGGTTGGACGTAATAATGAATTTATCGCCTTACCGGATCACCACACGACCATTCAAGTAGGCGGAACGGAATATGCTAACACAACTTATGAAGGATACGAATCGCAAAGCATTACCCGTTTAGTGTTTTTGAGCAATATCGGTTCTCCACAAACTCAGGTTACTTATACTTCCATAGCAGATTTAGCTGCTGTTGATAAATTTTCTGTGGCTTTTACTGAGCTAACTTATCCTCGATTATTTGATTTTGGTGGATCAACTAAATTTTATTTTTCTCTCAACGACAATGACCTGACTTACCTTGAAATTGGCAACTTTAACGGGGGTTCGAATCCTGTACTATACGATTTGACCAACAATCGCCGGGTTTTCCCAATTTTTGAAGGTGGCGTGTATAAAGTTTTGCTTCAGCCCGGAACTAATCCTGCTGTAGCAAGAAGGATGTACTTGAGTAATATGGACAATGTTTGTTTGCTCAATTCCTGTACGACTCCGGCGTGTGTCAATTCCTGTGATGTTTGGACAGTTTCACAACTTATTCCGGCCAATTTTACAAATCTAACTCTGCTTGTATCACAAGGGAATTACCTGCTCATTACACATCCCTCGCTCAGAGCAGGTACTACCGATTGGGTAGCGGCTTATGCTGCCCATCGCAATTCTGCTGCCGGAGGAAGCCATGTTGCCAGGATAGTGAACGTTGAAGAACTTTATGATCAATTTGCATGGGGCGTTCCTAAACATCCTCTGTCCATCCGGAATTTTATCAACTACGCAAAAGACAACTGGATAGTAAATCTGCAATATGTTTTTCTCGTTGGAAAATCGGTCAGTTATGAAGGCGTAACCAACAATCCCTCGGCATTCCCCACTTGTTTAGTACCTACATGGGGACATCACCCATCTGATAATATGTTGGCAGTCCGTGATTTCTCAACCTATATCCCTCAGGTTCCGGTAGGACGTTTAAGTGCTAAAAATCCGGCAGAAGTTGAAGCCTATTATGAGAAAATGGTTGCCTATGATTCAAATCTGAACTGTACTTTAGCAGACAGACAATGGACCAAAAATGTGATCCATGTAGCCAATGGCCATAATGTAGCTGAAATGAATCAATATCTTGGCTATGTCAACAGTTATAAAGCAACCGTTGAAGCCCCCTTGTATGCTGGAACTGTGGTAGGTACCTATACTCAATCCGGATTTACAGCCCCGCCACAACCCGGCTTTACTGCGGCCATGAATAACGGAGCTTCTGTTGTTACGTTAATGGGACACTCTGTTAATGCCAACACTTATAATTTTGACTTAAAACAACCGGAAGAATACACGAATAACTTTAAAAACCCATTGATGATTGCCGGTTCCTGTTTCGTAGGTGATATCCATAGTTACGGAGCATCTAATCAGTCTTTGGCAGAAAAATTTGTTCTCATTCCGGAAAAAGGGGCGATTGGTTTCTTAGCAACGGTTTCTTTTGGCTTCCCTGAATTTTTACAGGAATTTGGCGATTCTTTGTATCGCGAGTTTTCTTATCTGACTTATAACCAACCCATTGGCAGAAGTATCAACAATGCCATGAACCATATTTACATCAGCGACCCTGCCAATTCAAGATATCAGGGTATAAAAATTACTCTTCAGGAATATACCCTTGAAGGAGACCCGGCTTTTGTTTTGGTGGGGGCTTACAATAATCCTGAATATCTTATAAACACACCGGTTTCAAACAATATTAAAGTTTTTGACACAGCATCCGGAACAGAACTCACCGGATCTCCGATTGTTATTGTTAATCCTGCTGTAAATGTTCAGGTAACTGTTTCAAATGTAGGACAGGGATATTCCGGTAATCTTCAGATTACGGTACAACAACAATTGCCGGGGGGAGGAACTGTTCCTGTCGGACAGGCAATTGTTCCGGCTCCCTTGACCAGCCAAACTTTTACGATTCCTGCCGTTTTAAACGGAGCTATTTCAGGTGTTGGCAGTTTAATAATTACATTAAATCCGACCGGTGAAATTATAGAAGATTGTAGTTTTAACAATCAGGGGACAGTTCCCATTCAAATTCAATCTACCTCTTGCGTTGGATTGCCATTGCCTACTATAACCGGTCTTAGCAGTGTTTATTGCGGGGATGCAGGTGCCATTGCACTATCAGCAAATCCAACAGGGGGAACGTTTACTATCAATGGAACACCGGCCACCTCCTTTAACCCTACTTTACTTGGTCCCGGTGCTCATGTAGTTCAGTATGAATATACAGATACGCCCACAGGTTGTTTGTTAAATGCTGCACAAACCGTTACGGTGAATGCTGTACCAAGTTCTGCATTTACAGTTTCTGCAAGTAATATCTGTTTAACAGATGGACAGGTAACTATATCAGCTAATAATGTAATGACCGGTGCTACTTATTCCTGGGGATTTTCTGATGGGAATATAGTTTCTTTAGGTAACCAAACTTATGAAGTCAGTTGGTCAACCGCCGGCACAAAAGTTATTACATTAACAGCTACCGCAAATGGTTGTGTCTCTTCTCAGGAAACATTTACCGTAACTGTTGAATCTCCATTAGCTCAACCAATAGTAACCTGTGGGGCATCCACAACTGAAAGCGTCAGTTTTGTTTGGCCTCCTGTTGCAGGCTCTACCGGTTATCAGGTCGTAATCAATGGAATACCTTCAACGATTGCCGGAACTACTTACACTCAATCGGGATTAGCTTTTGGCGAGTCTATTTCAATTCAGGTAACTGCATTGGGAACAGGGATTTGTGGTAACAGTTTACCCTCTTCACCGGTTGCTTGTACCGCTCAAAACTGCCCTCCATTAACTCTGACTGTGGAAAATGTGCTTAGTTCTTATTGTGTAAATGGATCTTCTACCACGTTTAACGGTATTCCAACGGGAGGTTCATTTTTACTGAACGGTTCTCCCGCACCAGCAACCTTTGACCCATCTGAATCAGGTGTAGGTTCATATACCTTAGAATATATTACAACAATTGGAGGATGTGATTACAGCTCACAGATTTATACTTTTAACGTAGTAGCTGCACCTTCTCCAACCATTACCGGAGATGCAATTATTTGCCCGGGTACAGGTACTACCATATCGGCAAATACCGGTTTTGCCACTTATCTATGGTCAACCGGTGCCACGAATGCAGCGATTAGTGTAACACCTACTGTTGAAACGACTTATACTGTTACAGTTACAAATGCCGATGGATGTATTGGTACAGCTCAATTTACGGTTACACCGGCACCAACACAATCTTTGGACATTACAACCGGAACGGGCAACACAACTATTTGCAATGGAGAGATATTAAGTTTAACAGCTTCGAATGGTTTCGCCGAATATCAATGGGGCGGTTTGGGCTTTGGTCAGTCGGTTACTATTGCTTCTTCAGGAACTTACAGTGTAACTGCTACCGATGATTTCGGTTGTAATTATACTGCCAGCATTGTCATCACACCCATTAGCATCACAACTCCAACCATTTTGGCAAACAATAGCTCACAAACCGATTTTTGCAGTGATATTCCAATAACCCTTTCGGCAGGAACCGGATATAGTAGTTATATGTGGTCAACAGGAGCTACTACGCCAACTATTAGTGCAACTGGAAGCGGCTTGTATTCTGTTACCGTTTCAAACGCTGAAGGTTGTGAGGCCAATGCTTCTTTGAATATTAATGTTACAGAAATCCAGGCACCTGTAATTGAGGCAAGTACTTTGGAAATATGTGATGGAGAGACAGCCATCCTCAATGCAAGCGGGGGCTTTACTTCTTATGAATGGTCAAATGGTGCATTTGGCTCTACAATTATGGTGGACGAAGTCGGAACATATTCCGTAACCGTTACACTGAATGATTGTCAGGCAAGTTCCGAAATTACCATTTCTTATTCTGAAGGAGCAATTCCTGAAGCCGGCTTCAGTGTTTTAGATACTCCATCTGTATGTGTTGGCAGTACCATCAGATTGGTCAATGAATCCTCAAATGCTTCATCCTATCTTTGGACTTTTACCAACACCGAAACCGGAGAGACTTCAACGACTGCCGAAATTGAACCTATTGTTACTTTAGAGCCGGGTACATATACGGTTTCATTGGTGGCTACTGCCGAATGTGGAACAGCAACAGACGAATCTGTTTTGACAAATTATCTTTCTGTTTATAACTCGCCAAGTGTTGAAGTGATAACCCTCCCAACTACCGTTTGCCCGGGAGACGATGTATTGCTCGAAGGTCAAAGCAGTGCTAATTCAGTACAATGGTTTGCCGGGGAAGCGCCTATCAGCAGCAATCTGACCGTGAATGTTAATCCTAACTTCGAAACAGTTTATACTTTAATTGCTACGAATACTGCAGGTTGCAGTGCTGCCGATTCTGTTTTAATCAGTATCAACGAAGTTTGTGAACTTTCAAATGCGATTACTCCTAACAATGACGGATTTAACGATACCTGGATGATCCCACAGGCACAATCCAATCCGAATATTATTGTTACCATTTTTAACAGATGGGGACAGGAAGTCTATAGCAACAGTGCATACGACAATGGCAATGGTTGGAATGGTACAAACAATGATGGTACCGAATTGCCAAGTGGAACTTATTACTATGTCATAGACCTGAACGATGGAACAGAACCTTTGAGCGGTCATATCACCTTGTTACTTTAA